The following coding sequences are from one Plasmodium coatneyi strain Hackeri chromosome 11, complete sequence window:
- a CDS encoding KIR protein, translated as MGNSAISLPSKQRYDEFNDRSYGCNLYSLDGAVGKSRLEGALTQHRSIRSYVEKIVDAWCYVSKMSTGSPYHKDRCYFFYYWLGEIVRNTREGTTNFKNIMDTIYNTLSTWVPNEQCKYMYPDTAKQHFKHMKQMFDYYYDFSGICALIQQDQSKYTDYSGYLREAAEAYNSMNAYCLNQGSDKQYCTENGSTFSTKGSPEEFEEKCESEHGLKPISMAEIGKADPDKLPSENVYALFKEGNTCTTWTTRGRGCNQSVKAAVQGGLRSFNMEDENLSGEIVRNHYRACNGKKLDGTPSYFEPCHFFYYWLGYRIKNEVKEPHELNTVMTSIYGNLTNTKCTNSCSKLYPQMDKNIFDKRKEIFDYSYNYNILSKDQGDNRYLCSEDCSTYLDGLKGAYSSVQSSCSETTGGDTFCNEFNREYENSFQNGEPKLQCQTTAKKPSAGDDFDLGDAVVDGGNDDPPPPPKPKPNPNPNQAGSSGSFSDADLADGVSGGEGKGGSDGGGSHRKEGEEDSSNVTIAVPSALAAVGLPTIAALLFYKYKPFFLRKHNHSGNGRRRRSRRREFNEFDDDDTSTIEYSTTNSNSDLTTATDPSEYSVPYIR; from the exons ATG GGTAATAGTGCTATTAGTTTACCATCCAAACAGAGGTATGACGAGTTCAATGACAGGTCCTATGGGTGTAATCTCTATAGCTTAGACGGTGCAGTAGGGAAAAGTAGGTTGGAAGGTGCACTAACACAACATCGGAGTATTCGGAGTTATGTAGAGAAGATTGTGGATGCATGGTGCTATGTGTCAAAGATGAGTACAGGGAGCCCATACCATAAGGACCGCTGTTATTTCTTCTACTACTGGTTAGGAGAAATAGTACGCAACACAAGAGAAGGCACAACTAATTTTAAGAATATCATGGACacaatatataatacactGAGCACATGGGTCCCTAACGAACAGTGTAAGTATATGTACCCGGACACGGCGAAGCAGCATTTCAAGCATATGAAGCAAATGTTTGACTATTACTACGACTTCAGTGGTATATGTGCACTAATACAGCAGGATCAGTCAAAATATACTGATTACTCCGGTTATCTGAGGGAAGCTGCTGAAGCCTATAATAGTATGAATGCGTATTGTTTGAACCAGGGCTCGGATAAACAGTACTGTACGGAGAATGGAAGTACATTTAGTACAAAGGGGAGTCCCGAGGAGTTCGAGGAAAAATGCGAATCGGAACATGGGCTCAAACCTATATCCATGGCAGAAATA GGGAAGGCAGATCCAgataaattaccttcagaaAATGTATATGCCTTATTTAAGGAAGGCAACACGTGTACCACATGGACCACTCGGGGGCGAGGATGTAACCAGAGTGTAAAGGCGGCAGTGCAGGGAGGATTAAGGAGCTTCAATATGGAAGACGAGAACTTATCTGGTGAAATTGTGAGGAATCATTATCGTGCATGTAATGGGAAGAAGTTGGATGGCACCCCATCCTACTTTGAGCCTtgtcatttcttttattattggttagggtacagaataaaaaatgaagtcaAGGAACCTCATGAACTGAATACAGTCATGACTTCAATTTATGGCAATCTGACTAACACGAAATGTACGAATAGCTGTAGTAAATTATATCCTCAAATGGACAAAAACATATTtgacaaaagaaaagaaatatttgattattcctataattataatattttatcaaAGGACCAGGGGGATAATAGATATTTATGTAGTGAAGATTGTAGCACATATTTAGACGGACTTAAGGGAGCATATTCGAGTGTACAAAGTAGTTGTAGTGAAACAACTGGGGGGGATACATTTTGTAATGAATTTAATAGGGAATATGAGAACTCtttccaaaatggggaaccTAAATTGCAATGCCAGACAACAGCAAAGAAACCTTCTGCTGGAGATGACTTCGACCTTGGCGACGCCGTGGTAGATG gTGGAAATGACGacccaccaccaccaccaaaaCCCAAACCAAATCCCAATCCAAATCAAGCCGGCAGTAGTGGTTCTTTTTCCGATGCCGATTTAGCAgatggtgtctctggtggagaaggaaagggtggtagtgacggtggtggtagtcataggaaagaaggggaagaagataGCAGTAACGTCACTATtgcagttccttctgcattagctgcagtaggattaccGACAATTGctgctctccttttttacaagtataaacctttcttcttgaGGAAACACAACcactctggaaatggaagaaggagaagatcCCGTAggagagaatttaatgaatttgatgatgacgacaCCTCAACAATAGAATATTCGACAACAAATTCGAATTCCGATTTAACAACAGCAACGGATCcttcagaatattctgttccttatatCAGATAA
- a CDS encoding KIR protein → MSVSAGSTKSVKSPAWDVYYKFWTPETCSEAQGYENYGSTLAKTLGKGIQRSKVNIQGGISIIARGWCNAYKIKRENQSLDYDPCDFLYYWLGTRVKQNWKNENFPQVIKTIYDSFPRVGNKTICTDKYPDISKDLFEKSKELFDFFYNYGTAIDELSKKGLLKNEKCNTSLGKAKEAYESIQSACSGESETSTYCIKLKGEYGQYFEDGQKKWECPVDPARAEKAHEDVIIGKGSEIYFQPAACNK, encoded by the exons ATGTCAGTGTCAGCAGGG AGTACAAAGTCAGTTAAATCACCCGCATGGGACGTATACTATAAGTTCTGGACCCCTGAAACCTGTAGTGAAGCACAGGGCTATGAGAATTACGGAAGCACATTGGCGAAAACGTtaggaaaaggaatacaGAGGAGCAAAGTGAACATTCAGGGTGGGATAAGTATAATTGCAAGAGGATGGTGCAATGCATATAAGATAAAGAGGGAAAATCAATCACTCGACTATGACCCCTGTGATTttctctattattggttaggtacTAGGGTGAAACAGAATTGGAAGAACGAAAACTTTCCACAAGTAATTAAGACAATTTATGATAGTTTCCCCCGGGTCGGAAATAAGACTATATGTACTGATAAGTATCCTGATATTAGCAAAGACCTCTTCGAGAAAAGTAAAGAATTGTTCGACTTTTTCTATAATTACGGTACTGCTATAGATGaattaagtaaaaaaggCCTACTTAAGAATGAAAAGTGTAACACTTCACTAGGAAAAGCTAAGGAAGCATATGAGAGCATACAAAGTGCCTGTAGCGGTGAAAGTGAAACTAGTACATATTGTATCAAACTTAAGGGAGAATATGGGCAATATTTTGAAGACGGGCAGAAGAAGTGGGAATGCCCTGTGGACCCTGCACGTGCAGAAAAAGCTCATGAAGATGTAATAATAGGTAAGGGAAGCGAAATATACTTCCAACCTGCAGCATGTAACAAGTaa
- a CDS encoding SICA antigen — protein MIIDIHLEVLDECQQGDLHSKKEDFFEILVQEFMGSNFIKEENIPKEQGNYSDFGFREERLCS, from the coding sequence atgattattgatattcatttagaagtcttagacgaatgtcaacaAGGGGACTTGCAttcgaagaaggaagacttttttgaaattttggttcaagaatttatgggaagcaattttataaaggaagaaaacattcctaaggaacagggtAATTAttcagatttcgggtttagggaagaaagactttgttcctaa
- a CDS encoding KIR protein codes for MSGSPLDADRLPAHVYFYGPFEDSNPHCCQKNTEPDNIQTKLASCCNNEITDIITQIEKALCFVSGMKPYKEYPLHKQRWNFLYYWIGDKIWNALKSYEDKSSQFAGCLEDVCKIIKTKCESDNGGVGEECKLTCHNIEHSTFTNRKKFFDFTQNYNNIKDYLHSGREKCETHWSTYKQGVTEACTKVKEYCDGKGKDSNDPYCTDIYKDDESYCTGAMLPKLECKSQDAEIEEESTCSFDDLNIKALEENVRNATTTASIYSIIGTLGLTVVPYALYKYKRWSSWFGNHSSGNGRSGRNRRKGRSTGHEFDTLTDVSAVDSTIADSTEVSTIYDRSPKRGTRSGIGAGTGTNANNNSTSDHHQRTNFK; via the exons ATGTCAGGATCG CCCCTGGATGCAGATAGATTACCcgcacatgtatatttttatggccCATTTGAAGATAGCAACCCCCATTGCTGTCAAAAAAACACCGAGCCCGATAATATACAAACCAAGCTGGCTTCATGTTGTAACAATGAAATTACCGATATTATTACCCAAATTGAAAAGGCCCTCTGCTTTGTTTCTGGAATGAAACCATACAAGGAATATCCATTGCATAAGCAGCGCTGgaattttctatattattggattggTGACAAAATATGGAACGCACTAAAAAGTTACGAAGATAAGAGCAGCCAGTTCGCTGGATGCCTGGAGGACGTTtgcaaaattataaagacTAAATGTGAAAGTGATAATGGAGGTGTAGGGGAGGAATGTAAACTTACTTGTCACAATATTGAGCATAGCACTTTCACcaataggaaaaaattctttgaCTTTACccaaaattataataatataaaggaTTATTTACATAGTGGTagggaaaaatgtgaaacacATTGGTCCACCTACAAGCAGGGAGTTACGGAAGCATGTACTAAAGTGAAAGAATATTGCGatgggaaagggaaggataGTAATGACCCATACTGTACAGATATTTATAAGGACGATGAATCTTACTGTACGGGGGCCATGCTACCAAAATTAGAGTGTAAATCACAAGATGCAGAAATCGAGGAAGAATCGACATGTTCATTTGATGatttaaatataaaagcCCTGGAAGAAAACGTACGTAATGCCACCACCACAGCAAGCATTTATTCTATAATCGGCACCTTAGGTTTAACGGTAGTTCCTTACGcactatataag tataaacgatggtcttcttggtttggtaaccattcttctggaaatggaaggagcggaagaaatagaaggaagggaagatcaACTGGACACGAATTCGATACATTAACGGACGTCTCCGCAGTAGATTCAACCATAGCAGATTCCACAGAAgtttctaccatatatgatagatcacccaaaagaggaacaagatCAGGAATAGGAGCAGGCACAGGAACAAATgccaataataatagtacatCAGATCATCATCAAAGAACGAAT tttaaataa